The Triticum aestivum cultivar Chinese Spring chromosome 7B, IWGSC CS RefSeq v2.1, whole genome shotgun sequence genome window below encodes:
- the LOC123161401 gene encoding sm-like protein LSM7 (The sequence of the model RefSeq protein was modified relative to this genomic sequence to represent the inferred CDS: added 27 bases not found in genome assembly): protein MSGRKETVLDLAKFVDKGVQVKLTGGRQVIGTLKGYDQLLNLVLDEAIEFEREQDDPLKLSTKTRQLGLIVCRGTAVMLVSPTEGTEEIKNPFQEADGEQTAHS from the exons ATG TCCGGGCGCAAGGAGACGGTGCTGGACCTGGCCAAGTTCGTCGACAAGGGCGTCC TTATAGGAACTTTGAAGGGCTATGACCAGCTTCTGAACTTGGTGCTTGATGAAGCGATTGAGTTTGAAAGAG AGCAAGACGATCCACTGAAACTGTCAACAAAAACCAGACAGCTTGGTCTCATT GTCTGCAGGGGCACAGCGGTGATGCTCGTATCACCAACCGAGGGAACAGAGGAGATCAAAAACCCCTTCCAAGAGGCTGATGGAGAACAAACCGCTCACTCCTAG